The following coding sequences lie in one Aythya fuligula isolate bAytFul2 chromosome 17, bAytFul2.pri, whole genome shotgun sequence genomic window:
- the LOC116496126 gene encoding carbonic anhydrase 15-like, producing the protein MGPQGLGITFVTLPLVIRVAAGGQWCYDSQDPKCGPSHWKELKATCGGSKQSPVNINRRRLQRDSGLGDIVFEGYDQAPPGKWKLVNNGHTVMLSLEGEPASEHIAISGGGLPGRYRALQLHFHWGSPAANGSEHTLDGHQLPMELHIVHINAKYRTLGEAKGHPSGLAVLGCFFQVSEAPNPNYNTIVSGLRNISHAGQSVDLASTFRLSTLLPRASRLSRYYRYQGSLTTPDCSEAVVWTVFEEPVDIGWAQLWAFMNTVYFPASGAVPQKMTNNYRPPQPLHSRKVFASRDATSSRGCPCHLLSPLLLLALLSPLSPSP; encoded by the exons atgggGCCGCAGGGGCTGGGGATAACTTTTGTGACTTTGCCTCTTGTCATCCGAGTGGCCGCGGGAG GGCAGTGGTGCTACGACTCGCAGGACCCCAAATGTG GCCCCAGCCACTGGAAGGAGCTGAAGGCCACGTGCGGCGGCAGCAAGCAGTCTCCAGTGAACATCAACAGGCGCcggctgcagagggacagcgGCCTCGGGGACATCGTCTTCGAGGGCTACGACCAGGCCCCCCCGGGCAAGTGGAAGCTGGTGAACAACGGGCACACGG TGATGCTGAGCCTGGAGGGTGAGCCGGCCTCCGAGCACATCGCCATCAGCGGCGGGGGCCTCCCCGGCCGGTACCGCGCGCTGCAGCTCCACTTCCACTGGGGCAGCCCGGCCGCAAATGGCTCCGAGCACACCCTGGACGGGCACCAGCTCCCCATGGAG CTGCACATCGTCCACATCAACGCCAAGTACCGCACCCTGGGGGAGGCCAAGGGGCACCCGAGTGGGCTGGCCGTCCTGGGCTGCTTCTTCCAG GTCTCTGAAGCCCCAAACCCCAACTACAACACAATTGTCAGTGGCCTGAGGAACATCTCCCATGCTG GGCAGTCTGTGGACCTGGCCTCCACCTTCCGCCTGAGCACGCTGCTGCCACGCGCCAGCCGGCTCTCCAGGTACTACCGCTACCAGGGCTCCCTCACCACCCCCGACTGCAGCGAGGCCGTCGTCTGGACCGTGTTTGAGGAGCCCGTGGACATCGGCTGGGCGCAG CTGTGGGCGTTCATGAATACCGTCTACTTCCCGGCCTCGGGCGCTGTGCCCCAGAAGATGACCAACAACTACCGCCCGCCGCAGCCGCTCCACAGCCGCAAGGTTTTCGCCTCCAGGGACGCCACCTCCAGCCGCGGCTGCCCCTGCCACCTCCTGTCcccgctgctcctgctggccctgctcagccccctcTCGCCATCCCCATAG